One Actinomadura viridis genomic region harbors:
- a CDS encoding amidohydrolase family protein, which yields MIIDAHQHFWNLDRVAYPWLTPDQGPIHRTFEEGDLQPHLDACGVDGTVLVQSADSYEDTDFMLEVADRWPRVRAVVGWVPLTRPDEAAGALDRYRRDPRFAGVRHLIHDEPDPDWLLRPEVRDGLDLLAARELTFDVVAVLPRHLEHVPVLAERHPDLRLVIDHLAKPPIRERGWRPWADLLARAAAYPNVHAKVSGLNTAADWETWSAADLRPYVAHALELFGAPRLMFGGDWPISVLAGDYRKVWEETVKVLDGLGLDPAERARVLGGTAADVYRIPDPT from the coding sequence TTGATCATCGATGCCCACCAGCACTTCTGGAACCTCGACCGGGTCGCCTACCCCTGGCTGACGCCCGACCAGGGGCCGATCCACCGGACGTTCGAGGAGGGCGACCTCCAGCCGCACCTGGACGCGTGCGGGGTCGACGGGACGGTCCTCGTCCAGTCCGCGGACTCCTACGAGGACACCGACTTCATGCTGGAGGTCGCCGACCGCTGGCCCCGCGTCCGGGCCGTGGTCGGATGGGTGCCGCTGACCCGGCCGGACGAGGCCGCCGGGGCCTTGGACCGCTACCGCCGCGACCCCCGCTTCGCCGGCGTCCGGCACCTGATCCACGACGAGCCGGACCCGGACTGGCTCCTGCGGCCGGAGGTGCGCGACGGCCTGGACCTGCTCGCCGCGCGGGAACTGACCTTCGACGTCGTCGCCGTCCTGCCGCGGCACCTGGAGCACGTGCCGGTGCTGGCCGAACGGCACCCGGACCTGCGGCTGGTGATCGACCACCTGGCCAAGCCGCCGATCAGGGAACGCGGGTGGCGGCCCTGGGCCGACCTGCTGGCCCGCGCCGCCGCGTACCCCAACGTCCACGCCAAGGTGTCCGGGCTGAACACCGCCGCCGACTGGGAGACCTGGTCGGCCGCGGACCTGCGGCCCTACGTCGCGCACGCGCTGGAGCTCTTCGGCGCGCCGCGGCTGATGTTCGGCGGCGACTGGCCGATCTCCGTGCTCGCCGGGGACTACCGCAAGGTGTGGGAGGAGACCGTCAAGGTCCTGGACGGCCTCGGCCTCGACCCCGCCGAGCGGGC
- a CDS encoding VOC family protein, with protein sequence MLSGIWHFSFHVADLDRSVAFYRDVLGMELVHVQEQANAYTRSLVGYPDAHLRVAQLAVPGRGEQVSTHDLELVEYIVPRGERQDPARHHPGAAHMAFAVPDIEAEHARLTALGVRFVSPPNHITAGVNTGGAACYFLDPDDITLELVQPPPRRAAPPPAGRAPIALHSVLREGQEAAYEREHATVPADLLAALLRAGVRDWTIWRSGRDLFHLVDADDFARALEVLAGDPADQAWQRHMAGFVDRFEPGRDERTGELAKVWNLREQTAAAPGTPAEGSHD encoded by the coding sequence ATGCTGTCCGGCATCTGGCACTTCAGCTTCCACGTCGCCGACCTCGACCGTTCGGTCGCGTTCTACCGCGACGTCCTGGGCATGGAGCTGGTCCACGTCCAGGAGCAGGCGAACGCCTACACCCGCTCCCTGGTCGGCTACCCGGACGCGCACCTGCGGGTCGCCCAGCTCGCCGTCCCCGGCCGCGGCGAGCAGGTCAGCACGCACGACCTGGAACTGGTGGAGTACATCGTCCCGCGCGGTGAGCGCCAGGACCCCGCCCGGCACCATCCGGGCGCCGCGCACATGGCGTTCGCGGTGCCCGACATCGAGGCCGAGCACGCCCGGCTCACCGCGCTCGGCGTGCGGTTCGTCTCGCCCCCCAACCACATCACCGCCGGCGTCAACACCGGGGGCGCGGCCTGCTACTTCCTCGACCCCGACGACATCACGCTCGAACTGGTCCAGCCCCCGCCGCGCCGCGCGGCGCCCCCGCCGGCCGGGCGGGCACCGATCGCGCTGCACAGCGTCCTGAGGGAGGGGCAGGAGGCGGCCTACGAGCGGGAGCACGCCACCGTCCCCGCCGACCTGCTCGCGGCGCTGCTGCGGGCGGGCGTCCGCGACTGGACGATCTGGCGCAGCGGCCGGGACCTGTTCCACCTGGTCGACGCCGACGACTTCGCCCGCGCCCTGGAGGTCCTCGCCGGGGACCCGGCCGACCAGGCGTGGCAGCGGCACATGGCCGGTTTCGTCGACCGCTTCGAGCCGGGCCGGGACGAGCGGACCGGCGAGCTGGCCAAGGTGTGGAACCTGCGCGAGCAGACCGCCGCCGCGCCCGGCACGCCAGCGGAAGGGAGCCACGATTGA